Below is a genomic region from Medicago truncatula cultivar Jemalong A17 chromosome 3, MtrunA17r5.0-ANR, whole genome shotgun sequence.
ACCTTTATAAAACgacatatttttatctttttttaatgagaaataCATTTTAACTTTgacatttatatatgttttttttagtttcaactCTAGCTTTTATTCTTGTATAagcttttaatttctttaaagaAAGGTGAGTtcgaaaatatatatttcttctgAGTGCAAAAACGAAAAATACTTGTACCAAAATACTACCATTATATCAAGAAATGATCCTCATGACTTACGAAAAGTATCTTTTTAATGCATCGAAAAATTGTAGTATTTTATTAtctaaagaataattttttaatttaaaattcttaaataatAATCCGTGACATTCGTTACGAAGACACTTTTATTTTCCGTAATTTAAATGacatgttaacatttttttttttttgagaaaaaaatgatatgttaACATTATTAAgtgtttattttatgatttaacaccgaaaataaaaattaacacaaTTGTTGATATTTGTAACTCTTATTATCATAAGTTAttataatattcatattaatgAAACTCTAATCTATTTATCCTTCCTTTATTTTGTTATCTCCATCATTAACATATCATCTAGATTTTAGTTGGATTCTCCTTAAACAACTACGCCAGTCGCACTATTCCGTTGTTCAGTTCACAATAGTTTTGAGAACTTGTTTGCTTTGCTCTTTTATGATctattcttttctttgttttgtgaCCTTTTATGATTTATTCTACCGAAAGAgagggaaggaaaaaaaaactatagttgCATGTCGtctgtatttatttattattagatttgtttcaagtttttttaaaacccaTTTCAATAAGTTGTTGAATGTATAATTGTAACTCACACATCCTTTAAAgtttaaactaatttttagtGTGAGATTCAAATTCAtttaaaggttaaatatgtttttaatccttctaaaattataagttttcaaatttagtccctacaaaaaatttattcacttttagttcctatttgcattttatagggactattttagaggactaaaaatatccattttttgtaaaaaaagtatTCAAAATAGGAACTAATTTTACAAActacaatattttggaagactaaaattatcattaaaattttatagggattaaagtaaaaaactcatgattttatagagactaaaaatatatttaatccttCATTTAATATAGTATCTTAGATGCACATATGTTTAGATACCGCATTATTTAAGCTAGCTTTTGCGTTAGAGATCTAAATCtattaaacaaataataataccTACATACTCTTTTCggttaatattataaacaaaacttcacattttagatacattgaataattaatgtatctaatctttattataggttgtatacattaattattcaatatatctaaaaaataaattttgcttataatagtgaccggaggaaGTATGATTTATAAGTACGCGGTTTAGGGGATCGAAGTTCAACGCGGGTGCTCTTACAGGCACTCATAGGTGATTTATTTGGGGGTAACAACAACTGCACTTTGAGATGGATTGGGGCAGATAGTTGATGACATATGTATTAggaaaatagagaaatgattCTTATTGATGAAAAGAGTGTTTACAATTCATATATATACAAGAATGAAGGTGCATAGTAAGTAAAACTATACTAGCAATTGAGCTGCAAGTATTCTTGTTCCTTagctttctttccttctttctCAACACACTCTGATAATATGCACaaggataaataaataaaaaaattaagtatggTTTATTTTGCCTGTCTGCGGATCTCTGCTGTAACTCCACAAACACCTATATGgttgtttttatcaaataacAGAATTCATACTAATGCTATTTAAGGATGGAATGACTTGATTTTGCCTGTGTCAACCAGAAGAGGTCAAAGCCTTTTATCAGTGGCCTCTATGCTAATCTGTTTAGGTAAACAATTTGTACTTTTATTAGTGGCCTTGCTAATCTTTTTaactaaataattttgtataaaaaatttgatgttgtctatttaaaaaaaaagatttgtatGAAGTATGAACTAAATATAGACGGTTCCTGTCTTTTTCACTCCTAATTTAAACACTAATTTCTTTCACTAGAAAGATCTAATTTATCTAAATCATTTTAGTATTACTTGTAAAGAAAGATAATAGAAGAGATCCACATTCAGACTCCACATCTAATGGAGGAATACAAATGGATCTTACAAGAGATCTCTTCTCTTATATAGGATAGATAGGTTGAAAGGTCAGCATGACCCATGTTATCCGTTAAGGCAAATAATCAAGTTATTATAGCTTAATACCAACCAACTAACTACTAAGAAACCCAAATAGCAAATACCTACCAAATTAGATTAACACTattctaattcaacttcaattttgAGTACAGACAAACGGGATCACAACTTGCTATATCATAATAGTAACTTCTTAATAAAGTCTTTCTTTTTCAAGCATCTGTATCAATAGTCTAAACAAAGGATAGGATAAGATTTGTTCAAGATACTGCTAAGGAAAATGTTTGGTGACCATAATCACTCCCCACCTACCTATCTCATCACACTTTGTCTCGACACaaacaaatttttgttgtttatatttcGTTGCTATTTAATGTAACAATATCCACtttgtggaaaacaaatatcatcaaaaaaagaaacaaaaataaattgtcgatTATTATGAAGCTTTCATTACTTTGGTAGTCCCACAACAAGATATGCAGGGAATATACTTCCTTACTagcaaatttcattttttaagtcttggccaaaaaataaaaagaaagatacaAGTTGTTAATTATTCAATTCAGTAGTAACTTAGTAGTGAAtactataaattttatttcaacaacaaaagaataaaaaaagaactctatgttaatgttaattagttaatcatcatcttcctcatcatcATGTTCTTGTAGATCTGCAAGAGAATAACTCCTTGACTTGAAGCTTCTAAGTCTAAGTCTCATTTCAGCAGCATAGGATTCATGCATTCTACCATGACCAATCTGAACCTGGTCTTCTTGTTTCTTATCATCAGCCAAGGAATtagaggaagatgaagatgatgaaccaGATGGCATTTTTCTAGCCTTTTCCTCAtcttcataatcataataaacatcatcataatcatcacgATCCTCATTTACAGGCAAAAGTGGCATGGATTGAGGATTTGACCAAGAATAGAAAGAtgattttcttgaaaatttggaTGCAATTAGAACCcttcttcttttgttaaaaGGACTCTCTTGCTTTTGCAATTCATTCAAATTGCTTACTTGTGATAGATCTGTGAATGACTttgattttccttcaaaatgACTCGATAATCCCCTCctaatcaaatatcaaatacACCAAAATTAGAAAAGAGactaattaaacaaataaatcaaaaacttGGAACAACccaaaaacagaatgaaaaggagagagaaaagaacAAACTTGATGGGGAGAGAGTCTTCTAAAGAATCCAACGAACCCAACCCATTTCTTCCTTTCAAGTTCAACTTGCTCTGTACTTCCTCATCGTTGTCACTGTCATCAGGAGTTCCGATCGACGATGAACTCTCCGGCTCCGATGAAACACCGCCGGTGAAGAAGAGGTGGCGACCGTCGGACTGGTTGGAAGGTGGCGGAGATGAAGGAACGTCAATGGTGAAAGTAGGACCCACAAaaacttccattttttttcacccaaaaaaaaaggtaaagagTGATTTGGTTACTACCCTTGTCCTGTTCTTCTTCGCTTTGTCTTAGGTTTCCAAGTAAAAGGGGTGTTTGTCATCAATCTTCAGAACCAAACAGAAACAGGAACTCAACTATGTATGAATTAGATTTCTATTTGTAAACACTAAAAacgatgatgtttttttttttatgttgttgttcaTCTATATCTATAATCATAAAGGAAGAAGgaaaatagagaaagagatgaggaaaaaaagaaggaaataaatgaagtgtgttgttgttggtgaaagaagaatgattatataaattaataatttttaaataaaatatatatctacGGATAAAtactaaagaaaaaaataataagagaaatgaGGTGAGGTAGATagaggagagagagaagggTAGTTTGACACGTTGGGAATGACGTGGCAAGAACCTAGCCTGGATAGAATCCGTTTacctaaataaataataatgatgttgatcatcatcatcatgggTAAGGGTGTCTTACACTCTTACTAACTCTTATCTCATTCATTCATATACTTATCCACACTCAAGTACGTGCTTCCTTATTTACCAAATTGATTTCAGGATATTTTATtgctttcttcttcattttttggtagacatgttctttttttttctttgatctaCTTGGCAAAGATATTTCTTTCAGTTTTTttgggatatatatatatttcattgaGTTGATTGcttagttatatatatatatttttttaaatagcttaaaaaatacatacaaaGTGTATGTATTTATCAATGtgtattttattgatatttattttttttaagtggaaTTTGCATTGagaaatgatgaaaagtgaaATGTTTCATTAGGGCTGTGCATGGTCGGATATTTTGACCGACCAAACCATATCCATATATAAGTAATTTATATAGTTTTGGATTCCTAACCATAACCATATTTTATTGTAAACCGGTTATGAATATATaactgttgaaatttggggtctaactcaaccttacaaaaccggcttgtaaggtgaagattgtctcctctatataaactcttatcaagagtcttatctatctgaTATGAGACTTGAGTTTTTCTCAATACGGTTCATAAATGGATATGTTTTGGTTTATAAAAATATccggattttttttaaatctggattaaaaattgatgatttgtttttaaaaacaggttatttctctttttaaaccaatttttaaggccaaattttgtaaaaaataaaataaaacgaaaacaaccaatttaataaaaaaaatcggttATTTTTGGACCTTTTTGTTCAGaattctatttttcaaaaatatacttATTCCAGccaatcatttaaaatatttattacttattcctactttattttatttttctaatgatGTACTCAGTGTATATGGAAACTACAAAAATCGAAACCTCTAACAGCTATAAAAACTACGATGCTTCTCTCACATGTTACtattttccatttccatttcttAAATAATAAAGTATCGTGTTGTTTACTTGTGTTCCAGTGAAtaagttaaaaattaatttccacGAATTTAAAACTAGGACAGTGTCAaagtatgttaattgttaagCAAGTGTAACAATAATACGAGTGACAATGAAAAGTGTATCTACATGTCGGAAATTCATCATCGATTCAGGGAGAGAGGTGGAGAGAGGGTCTATGATTTAACAATGTATGGTTTAgtcagaaaagaaaaagaaaaaaaaatgaaaaataaatatggttaCGGATATGGACATCgacatccaataaaaaaattggatttataAAAGTGGATGATTGACCATTTTAGAAGAAACCGGTTAATTATTTGTTTGTAAATATTCGattatttgaatatgattttggaTTTGGATATGACTTTCTCCATGTTACCGGATATTTTGCTCAACCTTATGTTCCACTttagaaaaatcaaaaaattgttgtgtttttttaaaaaaaaaatctatttttaattttcttaactaGTAACACAACCCTTTAAATTTTCAGTATGTAgtcccataaaaaaaattgatttgttaactaaaaaaaaaaactaaaacctcagaggttgttagcatttttcattGAACAAGGAGACCTAGAAAGAGAGcagttacaacttacaagccCTAAAATATCCCCTTcagcctataaaaaaaaattgaatcaggTGGACTTTGCCATATTGGCCGACAGATATTCAAAactaaggaattttattattaaattaataaaatggttataaataatattaataggtaggatGAGATGAAATGAATATGATAGGAGAAAATTGGGTCAACGTGAGTGATTGTTGTTCTTGCACTAAGCTATTTGCTATTTGCGATTGTAGAACAACCTTATCACTTTGGATAAAGTAAAGTAatttaatcaaatcatgcaCACCATGTTTAGTGCTTGGATGATCCCATCTGATAAAGCCACTGGTTGCTCAGCAAGACAACTAGTGATTGTAAAACATGACGAAAGGAATGGTGTAGATAGAACTTTTTATGTGTATTCACATCACAAGTCTAgacaaatcaaattaaaaaattaattattttaaacgaAGAGAATAATGTTCTTAAACTATATCAACTGGCCGTAGGTTGCGGTctaaattatatcaaaaaattgtacgttaattattcaataatcaaaatcaaatcaaacacacataCTGTTATAATAACGATTTGCAACGAtctttttgaaggattttggaATCCATTGAACAAGTCAATATACAAAATCATTATGTTATTAATTTATGTTCTTAGAAACTACATGTCTTAgagattttgttgaattttgtcTGAGAAATAAGTTCGAGTGTTTTTAGAATATTTCATACTGATAAAAGAGGATAAATGACTGCATTAAACTCTATATACAGAGTTTGTGAGAAATTAACTATCAATTGCCCAATAATAAAGTCCAACTAATCAAGTTTTAAGGAGctatttcatcattttcactTAATTTGAATCATGAAATCCGAAATATTGTAAGATGTTGAAGGATAAAAAGAtggttttaacatttttttttatactgtttagattataaaatttaaaatattgtaaGACGCACGAGAAATTccaagaatgaaaaagaaaatctcCCCAAATTTTGAACCAAGTTAAACCAAGTAATGCACATGAGAATGGAAAATGGGTCACTTCTGTTCCTTGAAATTTTGAACTTTGAtgttcacattttttaaaaagttgaaaaacaCCAGTAGCAGAAATTAAGAGCATAGATGGCCTCATGACAAGAAAGCACACCAAATAAAATGTTACAAGGCAGATCAAAACATATATGTCTCTATCAAACAATCTTGATTTTTACGAAAAAAATATGCGCAAATAGTTTTTACATAGTCCAAAATCCAAATGACATAGTAGTAAAAGACGTAATGATTcagcgacagttaactaccgaggcaAAGAACTggtggtagttaactatcgagtttccttcggcagttaactgccgatgctCTGTTTGAAGAACAGAACAGACGTAGGAATTTCCAAAACTTCATTGTTGCGGTTTTGACTTCCATGGATGCGATTTTCACCAAGCTTAAGCCATTCAACCTATTtacaaacacaaaatcaagtaagtgctttgaatcctattgcattgtttttttttattgaattgttagatTTTTGGGAAATTTTTTGACTTATTtaggttttgttgattttagattttatgatgatttttgattgatttgttaGATGTTGTTTAGAGTATAATTGATTGAATTGAGTTAGAAAATGTTAGGAATTATTAGAAATTGTTAGGAATCTATGGTAGAAATTTTGATCTGGTGTTTGCATCGTCTAGAAATGTCTCAGAAACAAGGCGATGCtgctcaattaaaaaaaagagagggtgagaagaaaaaaactaaatcgACAGTGACATGGCACGAAATCGAATGTGATggttatgttaaaaaaaaacgattTGAAAGTACCGGTGTACAACCATTCCAGGCTGAGGAGGAGCGGAAGGACATGTTATTTCTATCCTAAACCAAAAGCAGGTGCCCTAGGGACTGTCGAGGACAATCCAATTGACTTGTGTGACAAGGAAGATGATTGAATGAAATGGCTTGTAATgtctaattgttttggatcttttattttgttttttttttatatgtcgcGCATATTGGTACATTTTGGTTTACATTCTGGTACTTTGAATAAAGTTGCGTACTGAATAAATTCGATTAAAGTCGtgtattgaataatttcaattaaagttCTGTATTGAATAAATCCGATTAAAGTTGCGCAAATAcacaaaatcatttaaaaaaatacacaattttatttagttttaatttcatcaacattacattacattctaCCTAAATATATGTGGTATCAtcatgatgttgaatttaaatttaattcatgaAAGTTTGTCGAAAATGTCGGAATTGAAGTGTCTTATACTTAGTGTAGTGATTTCCAACGCCCTTTGAAAAGTCAAATGAATGAAGAGAACACAACACGTGTATTCTACaaaatcaactatatatgtgACCATATCGAATTCCTTCATATAAAATGAGTCATCACGGAAAGGAATGCATTCCAAGAGGTTGCTTTGAGCTGAATCTTACTGCATGCCAACTGACAAGTTTCAATTGATAGAGGAGCATGATCCAGTTCAAAGAAACCCCTTAGAGGTGCATTCCCGtcatcacataaaaaaaatgtattctaAGAGgttgtttttaattgattttactGCCATGCCAACTGACAAGTTTCAATTGACAGAGGAGCACAATCCAATTCAAAACAACCCCTTTGAGGTGCATTCCCTGCATCACATAAAGGAATGCATTACATGAGGTTGCTTTGAACTTAATCTTACTTCGCTACCAACTGACAAGTTTCAAATGACAAAGGAGCATGATCAAGCTCAAAAGAACCTCTTAGAGGTGCATTCCCTTCTGGAACACTCATTCTATACGAAGGAATTCGATGTGGTAACCTATATAGTTGATTCTGCAGAATACATGTTGTGTTTTCTTAATCTTTTGACTTTTCAAAGAGGTTTGTAAATCACTACATTCAGTATAAGACACTTCAATACCAACAACTTCAGCAAACTAACaagaattaaaattaatttccaacaaaataaagacaatACATATGATGATACCTAAACATAATTTTATGGCATAATCAAACCGTTCATAATATCTTCAGGCGATCTTAGCAACGTAGCTTCCAACTCAATTACCGGGAACATGCATTCCCGATAATGTCTGGAGAACATGGTCCTCACGCAATCATTGTCCGTTAGCATTATCTTTTGGTCTTGCAAATATCTGGGACGTGCATACTGATGGTCATCCACCCTCCTCGTGTCTCTGGGGTTGAGTTCTTGATTGATTTCATTCAGTTGATCCTTGAGATCCTTTAGCGTGATATAGACCCGGACCTTGAACAAGTGACGGTTTCCACCGTTGAAACGTACTTGAGTTTTGAATAAACGAGGGTCCATTGTTTCAGATCTACACtataagaaattaaacaatcgatgaaaaattcattcaaacatttcatcagacacttggagtgcaaattatacataaaccctaaaaatcataactataacataaacatgaaaaaaattaacaaaattaatcaacttATATCTACTTTTAAAATGAATCATATGCTCTTACCTGTAAATCTACTCTaacactaaaattaaaaaaaaatagaaaacaccaaaatttaaattaacctaaaactcataactataacataaacatgcaaacattttaacaaaattaatcaacttAAATCTACTCTAAAAATGAATCATAATATGTAAGTatattcaaaaactaaaattacatatattaaaaaaaaaaaacaatttacatcaacctaaaactaaaattataaaaaaagaaaaacaattataacaactaaaatgtataTTAATAACACTAtgattacttacttgtgattttgttgaataaatttggttgagatttttagagagattttgagagagatttgagaaattttgagattttgagaataataatggatgagagagctTCTGCCTGAATTTGTATCAGGATCgcatcggtagttaactaccgatggATCCCgcagcagttaactaccgccgtTTCTTTGAGCATCGGCGGTTAAATACCACCGGGGCATTTCGGTCTTTTTGTGGTGTTTTTCAGCCTTATGTGATGTGTCAACAGCAAATTTCTGAAATTTTTAGTTTTGGGCCTTATTTTTTCATGTGAGCCCAATATTTGTCATGTTAGATACACAATTGCaaaaagaaaattgctctttaagCCTCAGCAATTGCTCTTTGGCACCTTAAAATTACCTTGATACTCTCCAATGACAGTTATCTATAGTTATTAAAGAGCAATTTTTAAAGCTTAGAACGATTATCTTGCAAAAATGGCATAAAAGATACAATTGCATGCTTCGTTGGGTTAAACTTTCAGCAGTTATACACAGTCCTTCAAGTTATTTGAGATTGCTAAACCCTGGATCCCAATTAATTGCAGGGACTTTAGAGCATAATTAATTAATGGGGCTCTTACCTTGTCTAACACTAACTTAAGTAGGCTGCACCTTTGTTGTGGTGTGAGATGTTATGTGCAGTTTGGAAGAAGTGCTATACTAAAGCGCACACACTCTAGATTTTTATCCGTTactttgaagtttgaatttaTGTCCAATTATAGTGTGCTTTAGTCCCTCTATGAAGgtttaaataacattttgttCACTATAAACATTTTGAATTTCGTTTTGTagtcccttttaaaaaaaaaaaccacttcgTATTTAGTcactctaatatttttttaacaagttttggTATCTCTAATATTTTTCGTCACGACGTTTGGCCTCGCTTTTAAATAAGTTTTGGTATCTCTAATAGAAatgttttttgcaattttttttttctttctttccaatggatgaattaaatatgaatttttaaattttcaatgcttaaaaattcatattttattaacaAATTCTAAGTTTTTGTCGCatatattgttataatattataaaaatctttgTAAGAACAATGTATTAAACAATGTGAAAGGGGAGGC
It encodes:
- the LOC11433543 gene encoding uncharacterized protein; its protein translation is MEVFVGPTFTIDVPSSPPPSNQSDGRHLFFTGGVSSEPESSSSIGTPDDSDNDEEVQSKLNLKGRNGLGSLDSLEDSLPIKRGLSSHFEGKSKSFTDLSQVSNLNELQKQESPFNKRRRVLIASKFSRKSSFYSWSNPQSMPLLPVNEDRDDYDDVYYDYEDEEKARKMPSGSSSSSSSNSLADDKKQEDQVQIGHGRMHESYAAEMRLRLRSFKSRSYSLADLQEHDDEEDDD